The Nitrosomonas sp. PY1 genomic sequence GTAACAGGCCAGCGTGTACCATAGCAAAATTATCTTCATGATAGAACAAACGTTGATGACGTAACCAATAAAGCAAATCTTCGCAATCTGGAGCATCTAATAGCGATTGGAAGGTATCACTCGAATGTTGTTGCGATACTTTTCCAGCCACCATCAGTAGATGCAAATCATGATTCCCCAAAGTGATGATCACACAGTGATTCACTTCATCCATTTGCTTGATAAACCGCAATAACTCTAATGAATTTGGACCGCGATTGACGAGATCACCAACCAGCCATAATCTATCTAGCTTGGGATCGAAATGAATTTGATCTAGTAATTCCAGAAAGGATTTAAAGCAGCCTTGAAGATCACCGATTGCATACGTGGCCATTTCATTATTAGCACTTGTTAGAATTAACGCAAACCTAAGACATCTTGCATATCGAATAGTCCGTTAGGCTTATCGGCAAGAAAACGAACTGCTCTCAATGCACCCAATGCAAATGTCATTCGGCTGCTGGCTTTATGCGAGATTTCAATGCGCTCACCGATTCCAGCGAATAGAGCGGTATGATCGCCGACAATATCGCCACCACGGATTGTGCAAAACCCTATTGTTTCAGGATTTCTTTCGCCTGTGATGCCTTCCCGTCCATAGACAGCTACTTCATTCAAGTTTTTTCCTAGAGTTTGTGCGATGATTTCTCCCATCTTCAATGCTGTACCGGAAGGAGCATCGATTTTATGTCGATGATGAGCCTCGATGATTTCAATGTCATAGCCCTGATTGAGGATTTTTGCAGCAACTTCTAGTAATTTGAAAGTGACATTAACGCCGATGCTCATATTTGGGGCAAATACAATAGCAGTGTTTTTAGCGGCTTCTTTGAGTAAAGCTTTTTCTTCAATGGAAAAGCCCGTGGTCCCAATAACCATTTTCACATGGTTCTCTAAACATACTTTTAAATGTGCTAGTGTGCCTGCTGGCCGTGTGAAATCAATTAATAGATCGCAGCCTTTTAGAGCTGAGCTGAAATCACTGGAAATCGGAACACCACAGGGCGATCCAATCAATTCACCAGCATCTTTGTTTAAGAAAGGGCTATCAGGCTTCTCTAATGCCGCGAAAAGTTTCATATCGGTTGCCTGTGTTGTAGCTTCCAATAAAGTGCGGCCCATGCGTCCGGAGCTGCCTGCAATCGCTATTTTATGCATGTTGGTTGATTGTAATGAGAGATTGACAATAATTTAAACGATCAATGCGACAATATAAATTTAGGCTATTTTGTTTCTATATTACTAAAACTGGAGCTATTAGGATCTTCGCTATCCTTTTCCATTCGTTCAATTTTTACAAGATCTTTTTTTGCTTTATCTTTGGGATAGACCTGATGGCTTTCGGTGCTTGTTAGGAGTTCATTTTCAAAAAAAATGGTTAATCTTTTTTGTTCAGATAGTTTGCCTTTGTCACGAAAAATATAGACATAATCCCAACGATTCTCACGGAATGCATCGACGATCAACGGCGATCCCATTACGAACAAAACCTGAGATTTCGTCATCCCAGGCTTAAGCATCTCAGTCATTTCGTCAGTGACGACATTACCTTGCTGAACATCAATTCGATAAGGAAATGGCGGTAAATAAGAACATCCGGTAAATAATAAAACGAGCAGAATACACGCCTTTGCGGTCATATTGTAAATATTGATGTTTCCAAAGTGAGCATAGCACTATATGATACAACAAATAAATTTATCAACAGAGGTAATACGTATGGGTAATTCTGCTGATCTGAAATCTATTGGTCTTAAAAATACAGGCCTTAAAACCACCTTACCGCGACTCAAAATATTAAACCTGTTTGAACACAGTAGTGTACGTCATTTGTCGGCTGAAGATGTGTACAAAGAATTACTAAACGAGGGTGAAGATATCGGTTTGGCCACGGTGTATCGCGTTTTAACACAGTTTGAGCAAGCCGGACTATTGGAACGTCATCATTTTGAGAGCGGTAAAGCTGTATTTGAACTTAAAAGCGATGGTCATCACGATCATTTAGTGTGTTTACAGTGCGGTAAAGTGGAAGAGTTTTATGATGCCGAGATCGAAAAACGTCAAATGCTCGTTGCTAAGGAGCGCGGATTTAAGTTACAAGAACATTCTTTGTCTCTTTATGCGGATTGCATAAAAACCGATTGCGCTGATCGCCGGAAATAGTTGCACGTAACTATCTAAAATATCTATTGTGAGCTTACTACGATCCTGAGTTTAAAAATGAACGATAAAATTCGCTCGCTGACTGAGCGTATCGGGAAAAATGCGCTCAATGCTACTTTGCTATTATCATTTGAAATAATGGCGCAAAGTACAGTGTTAGAAAGTAGCCTGACCAAGGATTTTGATACGTGCGTGGCTCGTATAGCCGAGCGTGCCAAAATGGAAGGCATCTCGAATCAAACTGTTTCACAAACATTAAGCAGGGCCAAACAAATACCGAAAATCATTGAGCTAGATCGGCGTCAGCCAGAATTTTCGCAAACTTTCGCAAACTATTTCAATGTGCGTATCAACGAAGAGCGCGTGCAGCGCGGACGGGAGCTATTAAATCGGCATCGTACGCTTTTGAATCAAATACAAAAAGAGACAGGTGTGCCAGGGCATTATCTGGTTTCATTTTGGGGATTGGAAACAAGTTATGGCAGTCATTTTGGCGACTGGAAAATCACCGACTCTTTGGCAACACTGGCTTGCGATTCACGGCGCGGCACTTTTTTTACCCAGGAATTGATTAATGCCATGCGTATCATTGATGCGGGCGATATCATACCTGAGCGTATGATTGGCTCATGGGCCGGCGCTATGGGTCATATGCAATTCATGCCTTCTACCTTTTTACATTATGCTAAAGATATGGATGGCGACGGTCGCCGTGATTTATGGGGCAGCATACCGGATGCTTTTGGTTCGGCAGCAAACTTTTTGCGGCAAATGGGGTGGGTTCCTGGATTGGAATGGGGGCAGGAAGTCAGATTACCAGAAGTGTTTGATTATACTTTGTCAGGAAGAGGACAAATGTTAAGTCAATCTGAATGGGCAAAGTTGGGCGTATTAACTGCTTCAGGTGCTCCGTTGCCATTGAACGAGCAAAAGTCAGCTTTATTAATTCCCTCAGGTTATCAAGGACCGGCATTTCTAGTAACCAGGAATTTCCAGGTCATTATGCGTTGGAATCGCTCGGAATACTACGCCATTTCGGTGGGTCATCTGGCGGATCGAATTTCAGGAGGGGGCGCTTTACATCGACCACCGATATCCGATTCTATAAAAATAACACGTGAGCAAATACGCCAACTGCAAAAAGATCTGCTCACACTGGGTATCGATGCCGGTGAAATTGATGGCGTACTTGGATCTACCACTCGTCAGGCTATTAGTCATTTTCAACAACACACACAGCGTATCGCTGATGGTTATTTGGATCACAAACTGTTAATCGCCATTCGGCAGGCCGCTCAATCAAAATCTTCTTTGAGTAATAACTAATCAAAACTTACGTAAGACTCGAGCCATTGGCTCATACCGGCTTTTGCAATACGGAATGGAAAATTGAATCCGCAAAGGTCCAAGATAAAACACTCTGATCCATTTCATATTTATAGGTTATTTTTTCTTTCTTTTGTTTCAATCCTTGAAAAACTAAACAATAATAATTATCATTATCCTTCTTATCATTATTTTAAAGAGGTTAAAAGAGAATGTACTTATTCAATCAACTTATAGTCAAGATAAAGAATATAGCGATTATGAGTTTTATAATGCTTCTTGCTTGTAGTAGTAGCGGTGTTTTTGCAGTAACCGCAAGCGTTGCAGATATTCAAGCAGCTGTTGTTGCTTTCCAAACTATAGGAAGTTTACGTCAAGAATCTCCGATTAATGGTGACGCAATTGCAAATGCATATACCGGAACATTACAAAGCTTGGCAATAGAAGTTGACGAAGCGAATAATCTTGAGTTAAACAAGGATATTCAAGTAGCAATTGAAGATATTAAAAACGGTAAAGATCCTGCATTAGCAGCGCAAGTTATCGATAAAACGCTACAACGTGTTTTTTATCAGTCGATATGGAATCGTATTACGGCTATTCGTGATGAATTCAGTACAAGCAATTCAGATGCGTTGACGCAAACACTTTTGCAAACGGAAGCGGCTTTTGTGGCAATTGAAAAAACTGTTGCAAGAGAGAATCAAGTACTCACCGCCGATAAAAAGGCACTCGAAGCGGGCACTAATCCAGGCCTGGATGCAGCGATTAAAGCTTCATTTGCCAGAGTCAAAACAGCATTGAATAAAAGTAATCCAGATGAAGATTTTGCGACCATTCAAGTAGAACGGTATGGCATTCGTATGTCGCTCGCACGTGCATACTATATCGGTGTATTGCGTGAAATCTCTGGAGTTATCAGTAATCGAGATGCTGATACCGATGAAGCGCGTGAAGCATTAAAGGAGGGTGAAGTTTTTTATCGCATTATCGAACCGCTGATTGCGCGTGATAACCCGGCAGGAAGTGCATTTCTGAAGTCTCGTTTGACTGGTAGATTATCGGAAATTGATGCAGATACCATTGTTAGTGAATTAAGTAAGGGATTGATTGGTCGTGTTAAGGCAGAGATGAATGGACAAGCGAGTGCTGTTGGTAGTGATCGCCCGCAAGCAATGGCTGAAGCTGCTGGCGCAGCTTATTTTGCCAAGATTATGTTTCCAGACATTGAGTTACGTTTAGGTACAGCGGCGCGAGTTGGTCTTGAAACAGAGTTTAATAATTTGCAAGTGGCCAGTAGCGAAAACAACGCCGAGAAATCTACGCAAGCGCGTGACGCAATTACCGTTATTCTGGTTAATTATGAAAGCGCGCTGAATGTTGCAAAATACGAAACTTCAACGACTACAATCATCATTGATGAGGCTGTTAAAAGCTTTCAAGCGATTGCTGAATTACGCAAACAAGCAACTATTGATGGAAATGCTATTGAAGCGGCTTATCAGGGCGATTTGCAAGAACTGACAAAAATTATTGACCAAATATATGGCTTATCGATTGACAGCGATGTGTCATCCGCCATCAATGCAATTAAAAATCAAATCGATGTACCATTAGCTGCCCAGATAGTCGACAAGTCATTACAACGTGTTTTTGCCATTGCAGTATATGACAGAACGACGTTGGTGGCTCATCAGTTTGATACCCTTTCTTCCGATCAATTGATCTTGGAGTGGGATAGGGCTTATTCAGCTTTTCAGGCTATTAGTGGTACAGCTTCACGTTTTAACAAAGTACTCACAAGCGATAAAAAATCGCTACAAGATGGCCGAGATCCTGATTTGGATTATCAGATTCTGCGGGCTTTTGAATATGGTAGACATACACTTGATAAAGCTGATGAAGAAAACCGTTTCGATGTATCGATAGCTCGTGAAAACATCGTTTCATCATTAATCAGAACATATCTGATTGGTGTTTTGCGAGAAGTTGAAGGAATTATTGGTAGTCGCGATACCGATGTTGCTGACGCACGAGAAGCTCAGGTCGAAGGTGAATATTTCTATCGTATTATCGAAGGATTTATCGCGCAAGACAATTCGTTCGGCAGTAATCGTATTAAGGCACAGCTAATCGGCGATGATCTCGCTGCTGTCTCGGCAAATGAGATCGTCAGTGATATTAGCAAGGGCATGATTGGGCAAATAAACGGTAGTATTAATCAAATTGCAGCAACATTTTCAACGGATAAAAATCAAGCGTTGATAGCAGTGGAAGCTATTGATCTGTATGCAAGTAGTTTTCTACCTGATTTGGAATTGCGGTTGGATACATTACGCCGGGTGAAGATAGAAAATGCCATTCGTAATTTGAAATATGCCATTCAAACAACGGATTCTGAGCAAGCAATTGCTGCTAAAGCCGTGATCGATGATGTTCTTTCCCAATATCAAGGGCAATTGATCTAGCAATCAAAGATAATTTGCCTAAGAAATTACGGTAAGTTATTTTCAGAATAGCCTAAGTTTCGCCATCAGTTACCATTAACCAAAGCGCTTGATATGCCCTCTCGATGTATATTCGAGAGGGTAGGATGTATATTGTCATGTAAACGTACATACCGTAGATATGGTAATTTCATTTGACATTGAGTAGCGCGGTTTTCATTTGAAAAATATTAATAATGTGTAATTGCTGTATTTTTTGTAATGAATTAAATAAGAAATAAAATATGAATCAGTGTTTATGTAAGTTATTTGTGGCAGTTGTATTATTGATTACACTTCCAACTCTGTCCATTGCTGCGGAAAAAGCATCTAGTATTTCAGCAAACAATCGTCATGGAATTGACAAAACCGTTAGTACTCATGGTTTTATTGATTTTAACAACGCCTTTTTTAAAAAAATGGGAACTAACGATAGAACATGTGCGACTTGCCATGTTCCTACGGAAGGCTGGACAATTACACCAAAAGGAATTCAAAAACGTTTCCGACAAACAGCCGGTCTAGATCCGTTATTTCGCTTGGTAGATGGCGCCAATTCTACAAATGCTGATGTTTCGACTATTGAGAAACGTCGTCAAGCTTATAGTATGCTATTGAATAAAGGCAATATACGTGTTGGTATGGGTGTACCAGCGGATGCTGAGTTTGAGTTGATTGAGACCGATGATCCGTATGGTTTTGCGAATGCATATGAATTATCACTATCTCGAAGACCCATGCCAACCACGAATCTAAAATTTCTTAGCACAGTGATGTGGGATGGACGCGAAACAACCCAAAGCGATATTTCTACGGATTGTATCTTTGGTTCAACGACATGCTTTTCACCTGTGGCTTCTGATTTGTCGATGCAAGCCAATCATGCAACACGAGGTCATGCTGAAGCTTTGGCAGACCTTACTGATGCAGAACGAACCGAAATCGTAAATTTTGAGATGGGATTATTCACCACACAAATAGTCGATAATAACGCGGGGAGTTTGACGAGAAATAGAGCGAGTGGTGGACCTAATTTTTTGATGACTCAAGATTATTATTTTGGTGTTAATGACACTTTGGTTGGGGATTATCGGACTCGTGAATCTTTCGATTCCAACGCTATGTCTTTATATAACGCTTGGGAACGTTATTTCGGTCGTACAACTAATCAAACAGAAAGAGCGCGCGGTGCAATTGCACGTGGCCAGGCTTTATTTAATAACAAATTGATTCAAATTAGTGGAGTCGCCGGTATTAATGACGATCTGAATATTACTGTATTGGAGGGTACTTGCACGACATGCCATAACACACCGAACTCAGGTAATCACTCAACCCCTAGCCGCTGAATATCGGTATTGCGGATGCATCGCGTCGCACACCGGATATGCCTTTATATACATTAAGAAAGAAAGTAACTGGGGAAATTATACAAACTACTGACCCAGGTCGTGCGCTACTAACAGGCAGATGGAAGGATATCGGTCGCTTCAAAGGACCAATATTGCGTTCTGTTGCGTCACGTCCACCGTATTTTCATGACGGCTCAGCAAAAGATCTGAAAGCAGTTATTGATTTCTATGATCAACGCTTTAAAATACATTTGACCGAAAGAGAAAAAGCAGACCTAGTAGCTTTTTTAGCTGCTCTGTAAACTTTTCATCGCCAAACACTAGGGATTCAGTATATGGGCTATTATCCTGTAATCCCTAGCGATAATATCGATATTTGATTTGTTTGAGGCTAACGCTAATTAATTCCAGCATCGCTCGAATTGACGTTACAGTAGTAAAGTATTCTGTTAACTTCCTTTGTTGGCGTAGTATTAAACGGTCTTTTCTCGCGCACAACATCAACGTTTACTTAGATAAAATAATCTCTTGATCATTTCTTCGGTAACAGCATTTTAGAATCTTTATTTTTTCTTGACAATTCAAATAATCCACAGTGAAGATGTGACTAAAAAGTAATTTATAATTTTCCCATAAAAATCATTCATTAAAAATAAGTGTATGATATTAAAAGGATTAATAATGTAGAATAATTAATCAGGTTTAGAAAAAAACCAGAAAATACATATATTAAGCTGCCCGATTTGCGAGTTACTAACAAAGTTATCCACAGATTTTGTGGATAATAATTACTTTCAAATTTTTTACTTGATTTGTAAGCCTAACGTCAAACCAGCTCATAAGATGGCTAGCGATGCCAGGATTGCAACAAGGAGTCAAATACTCAAGTAACCTAGCCTACGGATTATCACAGTCACTCAGCTCGCTATCGATACCGAAGCAACGCTGAATTAAGAAAAATGTCCGGTGGCTTGCGGGTTATAAAGACAAGACCACGCTGATTGATCATAATGGCCACAACGGTTTGGTGATAAGAGCAGCTACAAAAATCCGCTGTCAATACTGTGTGATAAAGCTAAGATGAAACAGGTACGAGATCCTATGCGTTACCATGAGCTAACCAAATCACATATCTGACTATTCTATAGGCCATGGTATTTGGCTTGAAAAGATTGTCAAGATTGTATGTTGAGGATTACTCTGAGCCGCACAATCTAGGCTATCATGTACAGATGAATTAGATTTCTCACGTGCGCGTTCCTGGCTTGCTAATCAAGCGGTAATTTATGGCTAATAGAAACCCTGTTATTAATAAGATTATTGAATCTAATTCAATTTCAGCGTAAAGTGCTAATTCATTACTTGCAATAGATTTCTCTGTTTTGAAATAAGTGATTCATTTTTATTTATAGGAAAGGGGTGTTGTATTATGTTGCTAGAAAAAAATTATAAACCGCTCGTTATGCAGCGTTTCTTAGGTACTGTAGAAGTTTCCAAGCCTTCGCCGCCTGTTTCCGTGACTTTTGAATCACCGGCACTTGAAGTAATGACAGATTTTCGTAAAATACAGGCAGCTGTGATTTCACCCGAAACCCCAATGGAAACAGCTAATATCTATATGATTCAGCGTGGTGTTCGTACGTTACTCGTGATGCGTGACAACGAATCTTTGGCTGGTATTATTACTGCAACCGATATTCTGGGTGAAAAACCTATGCGATTTGTTCAGCAACGTGGCATCAAGCATAATGAAATTTTGGTGATGGATATTATGACACCGCTAGATATGCTAGAAGCTATTTCTCTTGAAGATGTTGAGCATACACGTGTAGGTAATATCATAGCCAGTTTGTATGAGGGTGGTCGCATACATTCGCTAGTAGTGGACAATGCTGGGCATACTGACCTATCGAAAATTTGCGGTATTTTTTCTTGGACTCAAATAGAAAAACAGTTGGGCAGAAAAATTACGGTTCCGGTCAAAGTTGCAAAAAGCTTTGCGGAAATTGAATCAACCTTAATTGCAGATTGATAAAAGTTGATTGTGAATATGCCGGATATATTGATTCCGGCTGTTTGCGCTAGCGAGTTAGTTTATCTCGCAATAATTCTATAAATTCTTGGGTGTGGAATAAGCTTTCAAGTTTTTAATGCCCGGATGTCGTTCTCACCATCAATAAGCTATAATCACGAGCTTTTATCTAATTCGCCTAACTAAATCGTGTTGCAAGGAATCAAAGTCGCATGCGTGCGCGGTGATCGAGAACTCTTTAGGGATATTGATTTTTCTCTTGAAACGGGTGGCTTATTGCAAGTACATGGCCCTAACGGTAGTGGGAAGACAAGTTTGCTACGTATGATATGTGGATTATTATCTCCCGCTTCAGGCAGAATTTGCTGGAATGGCGCCTCTATCGAAACTTTAAATGAAGAGTATTTTGCTTGCACTACCTATATCGGTCATTTAGGCGGTGTAAAAGATGATTTAACAGTAATCGAGAATTTATGCATCACGAGTGCAATGGCTGGATCTGAAATCAACTTTGATGACGCAACTAAAGCACTTGATACTATCGGTCTAAGCGGTCGTGAGCATTTACCGGTTAAAGTATTATCGCAAGGTCAACGGAGGCGAGTTGCTTTGGCGCGCTTATTGGTATGCAATACGGCATTATGGATTTTGGATGAGCCATTTGTAGCTTTGGATGTGGTTGCAGTTCAACTGCTCAGAGAAATATTAGAGCGACACCTGCAACAAGATGGCATGGTGGTAATGACGACACACCAGGAGATTGATATTAACGCATCATCGATTACTCAATTACAATTATCTTGATGCTATGTTTTTGTGGATTATAAAAAGAGATCTTTTGCTAGCAGTTCGCCGGCGATCTGATGTGCTGGTCACGTTATTTTTTTTTGTTATTGTTGTGAGTTTGTTTCCGCTGAGTGTCGGGCCGGAAATGAATTTACTAAGAACCATGGCTCCTGGAGTCGTTTGGGTAGCAGCGTTATTGGCTTCGATGTTGTCATTGAATCGAATGTTTTCTAGTGACTATCAGGATGGCACATTGGAACAAATGCTAATATCTCCACAATCATTATCACTTCTGGTGTTAGGAAAAACTTTAGCGCATTGGTTAGTAACGGGATTGCCATTGGTATTGATGGCGCCAGTGCTTGGCATACAATATGATTTGCCGAGTGATGCATTGTTCGTTCTGGTAATTTCGTTGTTAATTGGAACTCCAGTATTAAGCTTGATTGGTGCAATTGGCGCTGCACTGACATTAGGACTTAGAGGTGGCGGGGTGCTGGTCTCATTATTAGTATTACCTTTATATATTCCGATACTGATTTTCGGCTCTGGCGCGGTTGAAGCCAATATGGCTGGTGTTGATTTTGCCGCACACTTATCATTAATTGGTGCATTTTTTTTAGTATCGCTGGTTTTTGCACCATGGGTGACGGCATGGTCTTTGCGCGTATCGTTAGAATAATTTTTGTTTTTGTAAATCGTCTATCAAATATGACATATACTGTCGTATCAATTTTCTTTGCAAATAGAAAGCAATTTTTCATTGCTTATTTTTAGTATAGAATCACAGGTTAAGAAAAATAATCATAATGAGTAAAGCTATTTTATTGAGTTGTACTCATTTTATAAAAAATTCAAACTAGCGCGATTTACTGTTTTATTTTATGGCAATTAATTGGTTTAAATACTCCTCTCCCGCAAGTTTTTATGTCTTAGCAGGAAAAATGGTTCCTCTGTTTTCAGTGATGGCAATTATCTTGCTGATAATAGGGCTGTATGTTGGATTTTTTGTTGCTCCGACAGATTTTCAGCAAGGCGAGGCTTATCGGATTATTTTTATCCATGTACCCGCTGCGTGGATGTCTATGTTTCTTTATGTGGTAATGGCTTGTTGGGCAGGTTTTGGTCTGGCTTTTAACACGCGACTTTCTTCTATGATGGCTACAGCAATCGCTCCAACTGGTGCAATGTTTACTTTTCTTGCACTTTGGACAGGATCACTGTGGGGCAAGCCAATGTGGGGGACTTGGTGGGTGTGGGATGCGCGTCTAACTTCGGAATTGATTTTATTATTTTTATATATCGGTTTTATGTCGCTACAGGCTGCAATTGATGACCCACGCC encodes the following:
- the dapB gene encoding 4-hydroxy-tetrahydrodipicolinate reductase, with the translated sequence MHKIAIAGSSGRMGRTLLEATTQATDMKLFAALEKPDSPFLNKDAGELIGSPCGVPISSDFSSALKGCDLLIDFTRPAGTLAHLKVCLENHVKMVIGTTGFSIEEKALLKEAAKNTAIVFAPNMSIGVNVTFKLLEVAAKILNQGYDIEIIEAHHRHKIDAPSGTALKMGEIIAQTLGKNLNEVAVYGREGITGERNPETIGFCTIRGGDIVGDHTALFAGIGERIEISHKASSRMTFALGALRAVRFLADKPNGLFDMQDVLGLR
- a CDS encoding outer membrane protein assembly factor BamE → MTAKACILLVLLFTGCSYLPPFPYRIDVQQGNVVTDEMTEMLKPGMTKSQVLFVMGSPLIVDAFRENRWDYVYIFRDKGKLSEQKRLTIFFENELLTSTESHQVYPKDKAKKDLVKIERMEKDSEDPNSSSFSNIETK
- the fur gene encoding ferric iron uptake transcriptional regulator → MGNSADLKSIGLKNTGLKTTLPRLKILNLFEHSSVRHLSAEDVYKELLNEGEDIGLATVYRVLTQFEQAGLLERHHFESGKAVFELKSDGHHDHLVCLQCGKVEEFYDAEIEKRQMLVAKERGFKLQEHSLSLYADCIKTDCADRRK
- a CDS encoding lytic murein transglycosylase, with product MNDKIRSLTERIGKNALNATLLLSFEIMAQSTVLESSLTKDFDTCVARIAERAKMEGISNQTVSQTLSRAKQIPKIIELDRRQPEFSQTFANYFNVRINEERVQRGRELLNRHRTLLNQIQKETGVPGHYLVSFWGLETSYGSHFGDWKITDSLATLACDSRRGTFFTQELINAMRIIDAGDIIPERMIGSWAGAMGHMQFMPSTFLHYAKDMDGDGRRDLWGSIPDAFGSAANFLRQMGWVPGLEWGQEVRLPEVFDYTLSGRGQMLSQSEWAKLGVLTASGAPLPLNEQKSALLIPSGYQGPAFLVTRNFQVIMRWNRSEYYAISVGHLADRISGGGALHRPPISDSIKITREQIRQLQKDLLTLGIDAGEIDGVLGSTTRQAISHFQQHTQRIADGYLDHKLLIAIRQAAQSKSSLSNN
- a CDS encoding cytochrome c peroxidase, whose product is MNQCLCKLFVAVVLLITLPTLSIAAEKASSISANNRHGIDKTVSTHGFIDFNNAFFKKMGTNDRTCATCHVPTEGWTITPKGIQKRFRQTAGLDPLFRLVDGANSTNADVSTIEKRRQAYSMLLNKGNIRVGMGVPADAEFELIETDDPYGFANAYELSLSRRPMPTTNLKFLSTVMWDGRETTQSDISTDCIFGSTTCFSPVASDLSMQANHATRGHAEALADLTDAERTEIVNFEMGLFTTQIVDNNAGSLTRNRASGGPNFLMTQDYYFGVNDTLVGDYRTRESFDSNAMSLYNAWERYFGRTTNQTERARGAIARGQALFNNKLIQISGVAGINDDLNITVLEGTCTTCHNTPNSGNHSTPSR
- a CDS encoding CBS domain-containing protein, yielding MLLEKNYKPLVMQRFLGTVEVSKPSPPVSVTFESPALEVMTDFRKIQAAVISPETPMETANIYMIQRGVRTLLVMRDNESLAGIITATDILGEKPMRFVQQRGIKHNEILVMDIMTPLDMLEAISLEDVEHTRVGNIIASLYEGGRIHSLVVDNAGHTDLSKICGIFSWTQIEKQLGRKITVPVKVAKSFAEIESTLIAD
- the ccmA gene encoding cytochrome c biogenesis heme-transporting ATPase CcmA translates to MLQGIKVACVRGDRELFRDIDFSLETGGLLQVHGPNGSGKTSLLRMICGLLSPASGRICWNGASIETLNEEYFACTTYIGHLGGVKDDLTVIENLCITSAMAGSEINFDDATKALDTIGLSGREHLPVKVLSQGQRRRVALARLLVCNTALWILDEPFVALDVVAVQLLREILERHLQQDGMVVMTTHQEIDINASSITQLQLS
- the ccmB gene encoding heme exporter protein CcmB — protein: MFLWIIKRDLLLAVRRRSDVLVTLFFFVIVVSLFPLSVGPEMNLLRTMAPGVVWVAALLASMLSLNRMFSSDYQDGTLEQMLISPQSLSLLVLGKTLAHWLVTGLPLVLMAPVLGIQYDLPSDALFVLVISLLIGTPVLSLIGAIGAALTLGLRGGGVLVSLLVLPLYIPILIFGSGAVEANMAGVDFAAHLSLIGAFFLVSLVFAPWVTAWSLRVSLE
- the ccmC gene encoding heme ABC transporter permease CcmC; this encodes MAINWFKYSSPASFYVLAGKMVPLFSVMAIILLIIGLYVGFFVAPTDFQQGEAYRIIFIHVPAAWMSMFLYVVMACWAGFGLAFNTRLSSMMATAIAPTGAMFTFLALWTGSLWGKPMWGTWWVWDARLTSELILLFLYIGFMSLQAAIDDPRRADKAGAIIALVGVVNIPIIYFSVQWWNTLHQGASVSINQAPAMASTMLTGMLIMVFASWMYSIAVILKRVRIIILERESHTAWVAELQKEGVA